In Mus musculus strain C57BL/6J chromosome 1, GRCm38.p6 C57BL/6J, a single genomic region encodes these proteins:
- the Ifi204 gene encoding interferon-activable protein 204 translates to MVNEYKRIVLLRGLECINKHYFSLFKSLLARDLNLERDNQEQYTTIQIANMMEEKFPADSGLGKLIAFCEEVPALRKRAEILKKERSEVTGETSLEKNGQEAGPATPTSTTSHMLASERGETSATQEETSTAQAGTSTAQARTSTAQAGTSTAQKRKIMREEETGVKKSKAAKEPDQPPCCEEPTARCQSPILHSSSSASSNIPSAKNQKSQPQNQNIPRGAVLHSEPLTVMVLTATDPFEYESPEHEVKNMLHATVATVSQYFHVKVFNINLKEKFTKKNFIIISNYFESKGILEINETSSVLEAAPDQMIEVPNSIIRNANASPKICDIQKGTSGAVFYGVFTLHKKTVNRKNTIYEIKDGSGSIEVVGSGKWHNINCKEGDKLHLFCFHLKTIDRQPKLVCGEHSFIKISKRGNVPKEPAKEEDHHHGPKQVMVLKVTEPFTYDLKEDKRMFHATVATETEFFRVKVFDTALKSKFIPRNIIAISDYFGCNGFLEIYRASCVSDVNVNPTMVISNTLRQRANATPKISYLFSQARGTFVSGEYLVNKKTERNKFIYYGIGDDTGKMEVVVYGRLTNVRCEPGSKLRLVCFELTSTEDGWQLRSVRHSYMQVINARK, encoded by the exons ATGGTGAATGAATACAAGAGAATTGTTCTGCTGAGAGGACTTGAATGTATCAATAAGCATTATTTTAGCTTATTTAAGTCATTGCTGGCCAGAGATTTAAATCTGGAAAGAGACAACCAAGAGCAATACACCACGATTCAGATTGCTAACATGATGGAAGAGAAATTTCCAGCTGATTCTGGATTGGGCAAACTGATTGCGTTTTGTGAAGAAGTACCAGCTCTTAGAAAACGAGCTGAAATTCTTAAAAAAGAGAGATCAGAAG TAACAGGAGAAACATCACTGGAAAAAAATGGTCAAGAAGCAGGTCCTGCAACACCTACATCAACTACAAGCCACATGTTAGCATCTGAAAGAGGCGAGACTTCTGCAACCCAGGAAGAGACTTCCACAGCTCAGGCGGGGACTTCCACAGCTCAGGCGAGGACTTCCACAGCTCAGGCGGGGACTTCTACAGCCCAG aaaagaaaaattatgagaGAAGAAGAGACTGGAGTGAAAAAGAGCAAGGCGGCTAAGGAACCAGATCAGCCTCCCTGTTGTGAAGAACCCACAGCCAGGTGCCAGTCACCAATACTCCACAGCTCATCTTCAGCTTCATCTAACATTCCTTCGGCTAAG AACCAAAAATCACAACCCCAGAATCAGAACATTCCCAGAGGTGCTGTTCTCCACTCAGAGCCCCTGACAGTGATGGTGCTCACTGCAACAGACCCATTTGAATATGAATCACCAGAACATGAAGTAAAGAACATGCTTCATGCTACAGTGGCTACAGTGAGCCAGTATTTCCATGTGAAAGTTTTCAACATCAACTTGAAAGAAAAGTTCACAAAAAAGAATTTTATCATCATATCCAATTACTTTGAGAGCAAAGGCATCCTGGAGATCAATGAGACTTCCTCTGTGTTAGAGGCTGCTCCTGACCAAATGATTGAAGTGCCCAACAGTATTATCAGAAATGCAAATGCCAGCCCTAAGATCTGTGATATTCAAAAGGGTACTTCTGGAGCAGTGTTCTATGGAGTGTTTACATTACACAAG AAAACAGTGAACCGAAAGAACACAATCTATGAAATAAAAGATGGTTCAGGAAGCATAGAAGTGGTGGGGAGTGGAAAATGGCACAACATCAACTGCAAGGAAGGAGATAAACTCCACCtcttctgctttcacctgaaaACAATTGACAGGCAACCAAAGTTAGTGTGTGGAGAACACAGTTTCATCAAG ATATCAAAGAGAGGAAATGTACCAAAGGAGCCTGCTAAGGAAGAAGATCACCATCATGGTCCCAAACAAGTGATGGTGCTGAAAGTAACAGAACCATTTACATATGACCTGAAAGAGGATAAAAGAATGTTTCATGCTACCGTGGCTACTGAAACTGAGTTCTTCAGAGTGAAGGTTTTTGACACGGCTCTAAAGAGCAAGTTCATCCCAAGAAATATCATTGCCATATCAGATTATTTTGGGTGCAATGGGTTTCTGGAGATATACAGAGCTTCCTGTGTCTCTGATGTGAACGTTAATCCAACAATGGTTATCTCAAATACACTGAGACAAAGAGCTAATGCAACTCCTAAAATTTCTTATCTTTTCTCACAAGCAAGGGGGACATTTGTGAGTGGAGAGTACTTAGTAAATAAG AAAACGGAGAGGAATAAATTCATTTACTATGGAATTGGAGATGATACAGGGAAAATGGAAGTGGTGGTTTATGGAAGACTCACCAATGTCAGGTGTGAACCAGGCAGTAAACTAAGACTTGTCTGCTTTGAATTGACTTCCACTGAAGATGGGTGGCAGCTGAGGTCTGTAAGGCACAGTTACATGCAG
- the Ifi204 gene encoding interferon-activable protein 204 isoform X1, with translation MVNEYKRIVLLRGLECINKHYFSLFKSLLARDLNLERDNQEQYTTIQIANMMEEKFPADSGLGKLIAFCEEVPALRKRAEILKKERSEGETSLEKNGQEAGPATPTSTTSHMLASERGETSATQEETSTAQAGTSTAQARTSTAQAGTSTAQKRKIMREEETGVKKSKAAKEPDQPPCCEEPTARCQSPILHSSSSASSNIPSAKNQKSQPQNQNIPRGAVLHSEPLTVMVLTATDPFEYESPEHEVKNMLHATVATVSQYFHVKVFNINLKEKFTKKNFIIISNYFESKGILEINETSSVLEAAPDQMIEVPNSIIRNANASPKICDIQKGTSGAVFYGVFTLHKKTVNRKNTIYEIKDGSGSIEVVGSGKWHNINCKEGDKLHLFCFHLKTIDRQPKLVCGEHSFIKISKRGNVPKEPAKEEDHHHGPKQVMVLKVTEPFTYDLKEDKRMFHATVATETEFFRVKVFDTALKSKFIPRNIIAISDYFGCNGFLEIYRASCVSDVNVNPTMVISNTLRQRANATPKISYLFSQARGTFVSGEYLVNKKTERNKFIYYGIGDDTGKMEVVVYGRLTNVRCEPGSKLRLVCFELTSTEDGWQLRSVRHSYMQVINARK, from the exons ATGGTGAATGAATACAAGAGAATTGTTCTGCTGAGAGGACTTGAATGTATCAATAAGCATTATTTTAGCTTATTTAAGTCATTGCTGGCCAGAGATTTAAATCTGGAAAGAGACAACCAAGAGCAATACACCACGATTCAGATTGCTAACATGATGGAAGAGAAATTTCCAGCTGATTCTGGATTGGGCAAACTGATTGCGTTTTGTGAAGAAGTACCAGCTCTTAGAAAACGAGCTGAAATTCTTAAAAAAGAGAGATCAGAAG GAGAAACATCACTGGAAAAAAATGGTCAAGAAGCAGGTCCTGCAACACCTACATCAACTACAAGCCACATGTTAGCATCTGAAAGAGGCGAGACTTCTGCAACCCAGGAAGAGACTTCCACAGCTCAGGCGGGGACTTCCACAGCTCAGGCGAGGACTTCCACAGCTCAGGCGGGGACTTCTACAGCCCAG aaaagaaaaattatgagaGAAGAAGAGACTGGAGTGAAAAAGAGCAAGGCGGCTAAGGAACCAGATCAGCCTCCCTGTTGTGAAGAACCCACAGCCAGGTGCCAGTCACCAATACTCCACAGCTCATCTTCAGCTTCATCTAACATTCCTTCGGCTAAG AACCAAAAATCACAACCCCAGAATCAGAACATTCCCAGAGGTGCTGTTCTCCACTCAGAGCCCCTGACAGTGATGGTGCTCACTGCAACAGACCCATTTGAATATGAATCACCAGAACATGAAGTAAAGAACATGCTTCATGCTACAGTGGCTACAGTGAGCCAGTATTTCCATGTGAAAGTTTTCAACATCAACTTGAAAGAAAAGTTCACAAAAAAGAATTTTATCATCATATCCAATTACTTTGAGAGCAAAGGCATCCTGGAGATCAATGAGACTTCCTCTGTGTTAGAGGCTGCTCCTGACCAAATGATTGAAGTGCCCAACAGTATTATCAGAAATGCAAATGCCAGCCCTAAGATCTGTGATATTCAAAAGGGTACTTCTGGAGCAGTGTTCTATGGAGTGTTTACATTACACAAG AAAACAGTGAACCGAAAGAACACAATCTATGAAATAAAAGATGGTTCAGGAAGCATAGAAGTGGTGGGGAGTGGAAAATGGCACAACATCAACTGCAAGGAAGGAGATAAACTCCACCtcttctgctttcacctgaaaACAATTGACAGGCAACCAAAGTTAGTGTGTGGAGAACACAGTTTCATCAAG ATATCAAAGAGAGGAAATGTACCAAAGGAGCCTGCTAAGGAAGAAGATCACCATCATGGTCCCAAACAAGTGATGGTGCTGAAAGTAACAGAACCATTTACATATGACCTGAAAGAGGATAAAAGAATGTTTCATGCTACCGTGGCTACTGAAACTGAGTTCTTCAGAGTGAAGGTTTTTGACACGGCTCTAAAGAGCAAGTTCATCCCAAGAAATATCATTGCCATATCAGATTATTTTGGGTGCAATGGGTTTCTGGAGATATACAGAGCTTCCTGTGTCTCTGATGTGAACGTTAATCCAACAATGGTTATCTCAAATACACTGAGACAAAGAGCTAATGCAACTCCTAAAATTTCTTATCTTTTCTCACAAGCAAGGGGGACATTTGTGAGTGGAGAGTACTTAGTAAATAAG AAAACGGAGAGGAATAAATTCATTTACTATGGAATTGGAGATGATACAGGGAAAATGGAAGTGGTGGTTTATGGAAGACTCACCAATGTCAGGTGTGAACCAGGCAGTAAACTAAGACTTGTCTGCTTTGAATTGACTTCCACTGAAGATGGGTGGCAGCTGAGGTCTGTAAGGCACAGTTACATGCAG